The following are from one region of the Corylus avellana chromosome ca1, CavTom2PMs-1.0 genome:
- the LOC132167040 gene encoding probable WRKY transcription factor 27, with protein sequence MAEDWDLHAVVRSCKSATTKKTITTTTATAAAAEDPLARLASLTFEDENDPFSFPHLAEPPRATAFQELQEFCKSFFPTTTATSSHGINPNPSLSDIQRRRHPVRLTTTSSSIRSHFKPGSSSSSTGFVGIQDQQRRQQQQQQNLPYQQRQVLHQQEFQRPQASPAMSLPTMQSQAPRSRKRKSQQKRTVCHVTAANLSADVWAWRKYGQKPIKGSPYPRNYYRCSSSKGCSARKQVERSNVDANMFIVTYTGEHTHPRPTHRNSLAGSTRNKCSVPNKSIDKDNSASQSTANINGSCSSPQSATSLSPTTPLTVQTDEEAIIANKNSNEEENKIMIDGNDKESEEMADDDDDDEDDDEILIPNMAMSQDIFMGLQELGYSSPGGGSGDNFSDGGGANSGSSWPPCCSAAAIATTGAAVNGC encoded by the exons ATGGCTGAGGACTGGGATCTACATGCGGTGGTGCGGAGTTGTAAATCTGCGACTACCAAAAAGACCATTACTACTACCACCGCCACCGCCGCCGCTGCAGAAGACCCTTTGGCTCGCTTGGCGTCTCTTACTTTTGAGGATGAAAACGACCCATTTTCTTTTCCCCATCTTGCAGAGCCACCAAGAGCCACTGCTTTCCAGGAATTGCAGGAATTCTGTAAATCCTTTTTCCCCACCACTACCGCAACAAGTAGTCATGGTATCAATCCCAATCCCTCCCTTTCAGATATACAAAGACGAAGACATCCAGTGCGGCTTACTACCACAAGTAGTTCCATCAGGTCTCATTTCAAGCCcggatcttcttcttcttccactgGTTTTGTGGGAATCCAAGACCAACAACGGCGgcaacaacaacagcagcaaAATCTTCCATATCAACAGCGACAAGTACTCCATCAACAAGAGTTTCAAAGGCCTCAAGCCAGTCCTGCCATGTCTTTACCAACCATGCAATCTCAGGCCCCCAGATCAAGAAAAAG GAAGAGCCAGCAGAAGAGAACGGTGTGCCATGTAACTGCAGCGAATCTCTCAGCGGATGTGTGGGCATGGCGTAAATACGGACAAAAGCCCATCAAAGGTTCTCCATATCCAAG AAACTACTATCGGTGCAGCAGCTCAAAAGGGTGTTCGGCAAGAAAACAAGTGGAGCGAAGCAACGTCGACGCCAACATGTTCATCGTCACCTACACCGGCGAGCACACCCACCCTCGTCCCACCCACCGGAACTCGCTGGCCGGCAGTACACGCAACAAATGCTCTGTACCCAATAAATCCATAGACAAAGATAATTCCGCATCACAGAGCACAGCTAATATTAATGGTTCATGCTCCTCCCCACAGTCAGCAACAAGCCTCTCTCCCACAACACCGCTTACAGTTCAAACAGATGAAGAAGCAATTATTGCCAACAAGAACAGCAACGAAGAAGAGAATAAGATCATGATTGATGGGAATGATAAAGAGAGCGAGGAAATggcggatgatgatgatgatgatgaggatgacgATGAGATTCTGATTCCAAACATGGCCATGAGCCAGGACATCTTCATGGGGCTGCAAGAGCTCGGCTATAGTAGTCCTGGTGGGGGCTCCGGGGACAATTTCTCGGATGGCGGTGGAGCAAATTCGGGTTCGTCTTGGCCTCCGTGTTGCTCTGCTGCCGCCATAGCAACCACCGGAGCCGCCGTGAATGGCTGCTGA
- the LOC132165079 gene encoding uncharacterized protein LOC132165079, protein MAEEAGMFMVTQTIGSVLCCKCGIPMAPNSANMCVKCLRSEVDITEGLQKNVIIIHCPECDTYLQPPRTWVKAQLESKELLTFCVKRLKNLNKVRLVNAEFIWTEPHSKRIKVKLKIQKEVLNGAILEQSYVVEYVQQEHMCESCSRVQANPDQWVAAVQLRQHVSHRRTFFYLEQLILKHGAAAAAIKIKQMDQGIDFFFSNRSHGVKFGEFVGKVAPVKSRHDKQLVSHDSKSNNYNYKYTFSVEICPICREDLICLPPKIAASLGNLGPLVICTKVTSSIALLDPFTLRLCFLDADQYWRASFKSLLTSRQLVEYIVLDVEIVSSEVNVGGSKYVLADAQVARVSDFGKNDTIFSIRTHLGHLLSPGDYALGYDLYGANGNDSELEKHKGLILPDAILIKKSYEEKRQKKRGKPRAWKLKSLDMEVDDRGRGDPDKMNSEYEQFLKDLEENPDMRFNISLYRNREYQPSEVTSVADGDDLPSIPVEELLADLALSEEEDEGDDMRE, encoded by the coding sequence ATGGCTGAAGAAGCAGGTATGTTTATGGTTACCCAAACCATCGGCAGTGTTTTGTGCTGCAAATGTGGTATTCCAATGGCACCAAATTCTGCCAATATGTGTGTCAAGTGTTTGCGCTCAGAAGTTGACATCACAGAAGGTCTGCAGAAGAATGTGATCATAATTCATTGCCCCGAGTGTGACACCTACTTGCAGCCACCAAGAACTTGGGTCAAAGCACAACTGGAATCGAAGGAGCTTTTGACTTTCTGCGTGAAGAGGCTGAAGAATTTGAATAAAGTAAGATTGGTGAATGCGGAGTTCATTTGGACCGAACCCCATTCCAAAAGGATcaaggtcaaattgaaaattcagaaagAGGTTCTTAATGGGGCAATACTTGAACAATCGTATGTGGTCGAGTATGTTCAGCAAGAACATATGTGTGAATCCTGTTCGAGGGTTCAGGCCAATCCAGATCAATGGGTTGCAGCCGTGCAACTGCGCCAGCATGTTTCTCACAGGcgcactttcttctatttggaGCAGCTGATTCTGAAGCACGGTGCTGCTGCCGCTGCCATAAAGATTAAGCAGATGGATCAAGGGATTGACTTCTTTTTCTCAAACCGGAGTCATGGTGTGAAATTTGGGGAGTTCGTTGGTAAGGTTGCTCCAGTGAAGAGTCGCCATGACAAACAGCTTGTTTCCCATGATTCTAAGAGTAATAACTATAATTACAAGTACACTTTCTCAGTCGAAATCTGCCCAATATGTCGTGAGGATTTGATCTGTTTGCCTCCGAAAATCGCTGCTAGTTTGGGAAATCTAGGGCCTCTTGTGATTTGCACTAAAGTGACCAGCAGCATTGCTTTGTTGGATCCGTTCACCTTAAGGCTTTGTTTCTTGGATGCTGATCAGTATTGGAGGGCGTCATTCAAGTCTCTACTCACTAGCAGGCAGCTAGTGGAGTATATAGTGTTAGATGTGGAGATTGTTTCTTCTGAAGTTAATGTTGGTGGCTCCAAGTATGTTTTAGCTGATGCACAAGTGGCCCGTGTATCggattttgggaaaaatgataCAATTTTCTCCATAAGAACGCATCTAGGCCATCTTTTGAGCCCTGGGGATTATGCTCTTGGCTATGACTTATATGGGGCTAACGGTAATGACAGTGAACTAGAGAAGCATAAGGGTCTGATCCTTCCAGATGCAATTTTGATAAAGAAGAGCTATGAAGAGAAGCGCCAGAAGAAGCGTGGGAAACCACGTGCCTGGAAGCTTAAATCCCTTGACATGGAAGTTGATGATAGAGGTAGAGGTGATCCGGATAAGATGAATTCCGAGTATGAACAGTTCTTGAAAGATCTGGAGGAGAACCCTGATATGAGGTTCAATATATCATTGTACCGTAATAGAGAATACCAGCCATCAGAGGTGACATCTGTGGCTGACGGTGATGATTTACCTTCTATTCCTGTGGAAGAGTTGCTTGCTGATCTCGCTCTAAGcgaagaggaagatgaaggTGATGACATGAGAGAGTGA